The Vicia villosa cultivar HV-30 ecotype Madison, WI linkage group LG1, Vvil1.0, whole genome shotgun sequence genome includes a region encoding these proteins:
- the LOC131643904 gene encoding protein VAPYRIN-LIKE-like, translating to MDRLVKAEVKELELHFHKNQKCSSTFKLTNLMHTMTVAVSLTTSNPSTFSINKPLSVIPPLSSASYILHLSNLNQPPLSNHPDVITVKTSMLPTGKANTEDLRRLFNKPGPHVFRDAVITVTLVGPSVAEFIISNYDSVAEARSLFTKGISVCTKSDLTNLLKPAVERGDVNYVADLIAAGGDASFEDSNGRSLVPVAIRTGKLDVLKLLVASGCRINDSVDFVLHEAAVLDRIDVVKFLFDYFGDELDVNSVNSESKTPTHMAAMEGHVSVIEFLVSVGANPNAVDSKNWTPLHHAASRNHYKAVEFLLEHSDVKYARDINGKTPFEIAEESGHTRLFGLLRYGDALLRAARVDNVHALKRCLGEGAEVNRKDQNGWTPLHWASFKGRIKSVKVLLEHGAEVDCVDDAGYTPLHCAAEAGHLQVALVLIAHGGCQTNLKTFQHVSPMGSFQKHDCFTCYKKSETTA from the coding sequence ATGGATAGGTTAGTAAAAGCAGAGGTAAAAGAACTGGAGCTCCACTTCCACAAAAACCAAAAGTGCAGTTCCACTTTCAAGCTCACAAATCTCATGCACACCATGACTGTTGCAGTTTCTCTAACAACATCAAACCCATCAACTTTCTCTATCAACAAACCATTATCAGTAATTCCACCACTCTCTTCAGCATCATACATACTTCATCTCTCAAATCTGAATCAACCACCTCTCTCTAATCATCCCGACGTCATCACCGTTAAAACCTCCATGCTTCCAACCGGTAAGGCCAACACAGAAGACCTCCGCCGTCTCTTCAACAAACCAGGTCCCCACGTTTTCCGCGATGCGGTTATAACCGTCACCTTAGTGGGACCCAGCGTGGCTGAGTTCATCATTTCAAACTATGATTCCGTCGCTGAAGCTCGTAGCCTCTTCACGAAAGGTATATCCGTTTGTACGAAATCAGATCTCACGAATCTGCTGAAACCCGCGGTTGAAAGAGGGGATGTAAACTACGTCGCGGATCTTATCGCCGCCGGTGGAGATGCGAGTTTTGAAGATTCGAACGGTCGGTCGCTTGTTCCGGTGGCAATCAGAACCGGGAAACTCGATGTTCTGAAGCTTCTAGTAGCTTCCGGTTGCAGAATTAACGATTCAGTGGATTTTGTTTTGCATGAAGCTGCAGTTTTGGATCGAATCGATGTGGTGAAGTTTTTGTTCGATTACTTCGGCGACGAACTGGATGTGAATTCGGTGAACAGCGAATCGAAGACGCCGACTCACATGGCGGCGATGGAAGGTCACGTAAGCGTGATCGAGTTTCTCGTTTCGGTTGGAGCAAACCCTAACGCCGTGGATTCTAAGAACTGGACCCCACTTCATCACGCAGCGTCGAGAAACCACTATAAAGCGGTGGAGTTTTTACTGGAACACTCCGACGTGAAATACGCGAGAGACATCAACGGGAAAACTCCGTTTGAAATTGCGGAGGAGAGTGGACACACGCGCTTGTTCGGTTTACTGCGTTACGGCGACGCGCTTCTTCGTGCGGCGAGGGTTGATAATGTGCACGCGCTGAAGAGGTGTTTGGGGGAAGGAGCGGAGGTGAATAGAAAGGATCAGAATGGGTGGACCCCACTGCATTGGGCTTCATTCAAAGGGAGGATAAAAAGTGTTAAGGTTTTGTTGGAACATGGTGCTGAGGTTGATTGTGTTGATGATGCTGGTTACACTCCTTTGCATTGTGCTGCTGAGGCAGGACATTTGCAAGTTGCTTTGGTTTTGATTGCTCATGGTGGATGTCAGACTAATCTAAAGACATTTCAACATGTTTCTCCAATgggttcttttcaaaaacatgaCTGTTTTACTTGTTATAAAAAATCTGAGACTACTGCTTGA